From Penicillium psychrofluorescens genome assembly, chromosome: 1, one genomic window encodes:
- a CDS encoding uncharacterized protein (ID:PFLUO_001620-T1.cds;~source:funannotate) — MATTFTATSSQPATLSPAILLVYPVTLLLGSLFSVVSPTARSSRSQNAQPSAPLAPSLAADLHLSQNPVNYFARKNNIFNLYFVKIGWLWTTVAFASLLLFQSVYRSAASRQSSQLQQQARLRRSLQTFLRWTLATTVWYLTTQWFFGPAIIDRGFVITGGKCQQALEQVGKANTEVSASVELETLFTAAACKTAGGAWQGGHDISGHVLMLVLATAILTFEAVGIGAFPSFLRTTRLASDSGRERKPSDPEISSAGDLNRSSDLVRTGPACSLL; from the exons aatcctcctcgtctACCCAGTGACCTTGCTGCTTGGATCGCTCTTCTCTGTGGTTTCGCCAACAGCACGCTCCTCGAGATCCCAAAACGCACAACCCTCGGCGCCTCTTGCCCCCTCCCTCGCGGCCGACCTGCACCTGTCCCAAAACCCCGTCAACTACTTTGCTCGAAAGAACAATATCTTCAACCTCTATTTCGTCAAGATAGGCTGGCTATGGACAACGGTGGCCTTTGCGTCTTTGCTCCTTTTCCAGTCCGTATACCGCTCCGCCGCGTCTCGCCAGTCGTCCCAGCTCCAACAGCAAGCACGACTCCGCCGGTCACTGCAAACTTTCCTCCGCTGGACCCTCGCCACGACAGTATGGTATCTGACCACACAGTGGTTTTTCGGTCCGGCCATCATCGATCGCGGATTCGTGATCACGGGCGGGAAGTGTCAACAAGCTCTGGAACAGGTGGGAAAGGCGAATACAGAAGTTAGCGCCTCGGTCGAACTGGAGACTTTATTTACGGCTGCCGCATGCAAGACTGCTGGTGGAGCATGGCAAGGGGGGCACGATATCAGTGGTCATGTGCTGATGCTGGTATTGGCTACGGCAATCTTGACTTTCGAAGCGGTCGGAATTGGAGCTTTTCCTTCGTTTCTGCGCACCACACGCCTGGCAAGTGACAGCGGCCGTGAGCGAAAACCCAGTGACCCTGAGATTTCATCGGCAGGAGACTTGAATCGCTCGTCAGACTTAGTCAGAAC TGGTCCGGC